From the genome of Eucalyptus grandis isolate ANBG69807.140 chromosome 2, ASM1654582v1, whole genome shotgun sequence, one region includes:
- the LOC104433431 gene encoding transmembrane emp24 domain-containing protein p24delta7 encodes MAFPSRDACRRLHVVLVAMLLGFRPSCSVRFDLQSGHTRCIGEDMRASAMSVGKFAIVNPHDGHPLPETHKLSVRVTSPHGNNYHQSENVESGQFAFTVAEAGDYTACFWAPDHNPQATMTVDFDWRTGMAAKDWSNVAKKGQVDGMELELKKLYETIDSIHNEMFYLREREEEMQELNQATNTKMAWLSCLSLFVCLSVAGLQLWHLKTFFEKKKII; translated from the exons ATGGCGTTCCCGTCGCGCGATGCCTGTCGCCGCCTCCACGTCGTCCTCGTCGCGATGCTGCTAGGGTTCCGGCCGTCCTGCTCCGTCCGATTCGACCTGCAGTCGGGCCACACGAGGTGCATCGGCGAGGACATGAGGGCCAGTGCCATGAGCGTCGGCAAGTTCGCCATCGTCAATCCTCACGACGGCCACCCCTTGCCCGAAACTCATAAGCTCTCCGTCCGG GTGACTTCTCCGCACGGGAACAACTATCACCAATCGGAGAATGTGGAGTCGGGGCAGTTCGCATTCACGGTCGCAGAAGCCGGGGATTACACCGCTTGCTTCTGGGCTCCTGATCACAACCCCCAAGCGACGATGACGGTGGATTTCGACTGGAGGACCGGCATGGCCGCCAAGGATTGGTCCAATGTCGCCAAGAAAGGGCAAGTCGAT GGGATGGAATTGGAACTGAAGAAGTTGTATGAGACTATCGACTCCATTCATAATGAGATGTTTTATCTTCGTGAAAG AGAAGAGGAAATGCAGGAGCTCAACCAAGCAACTAACACAAAAATGGCGTGGCTCAGTTGTCTTTCGCTTTTTGTTTGCCTATCTGTGGCTGGCTTGCAACTATGGCACTTGAAGACCTTtttcgagaaaaagaaaatcatttga